From the genome of Naumannella halotolerans, one region includes:
- the trpB gene encoding tryptophan synthase subunit beta, with protein MEPAEPEEERRPDKAGHYDQFGGKFVPEALYAALAQLEDAYNEAKDDPAFLAELHDLQRNYAGRETPLTEARRFSEHAGNATVLLKREDLNHTGSHKINNVLGQALLTKRMGKTRVIAETGAGQHGVATATAAALFGLECTVYMGKVDTDRQALNVSRMQLLGAEVVAVEAGSRTLKDAMNEAMRDWVASVDNTHYLIGTVGGPHPFPMIVRDFQRVISAEARQQVLDRYGRLPDAVAACIGGGSNAMGMFAEFAPDPEVQLLGFEAGGAGVETGRHAASITAGSVGVLHGARTFILQNEDGQTIESHSISAGLDYPGVGPEHAWLAHTGRARYAAVTDTEAMEALQLLTRTEGILPAIESAHALAGVLKWGRELAETDPQARPLVIVCLSGRGDKDVATAVSWAGLDGSVDRVEGA; from the coding sequence CTGGAGCCGGCCGAGCCCGAGGAGGAGCGGCGCCCCGACAAGGCAGGTCACTACGACCAGTTCGGCGGCAAGTTCGTCCCCGAGGCGCTGTACGCCGCGCTGGCGCAGTTGGAGGATGCCTACAACGAGGCGAAGGACGATCCGGCCTTCCTGGCCGAACTGCATGATCTGCAGCGCAACTACGCCGGCCGGGAGACCCCGCTGACCGAGGCGAGGCGATTCAGTGAACACGCCGGCAATGCCACGGTGCTGCTGAAGCGGGAGGACCTGAACCACACCGGTTCGCACAAGATCAACAATGTGCTCGGTCAGGCGCTGTTGACCAAGCGGATGGGCAAGACCCGGGTGATCGCCGAGACCGGTGCCGGTCAGCATGGTGTGGCCACGGCCACCGCGGCGGCACTGTTCGGTCTGGAGTGCACCGTCTACATGGGCAAGGTGGACACCGACCGGCAGGCGCTGAACGTCTCCCGGATGCAGTTGCTGGGCGCCGAGGTGGTGGCCGTCGAGGCGGGGTCGAGGACCCTCAAGGACGCGATGAACGAGGCGATGCGGGACTGGGTCGCCTCGGTCGACAACACCCACTACCTGATCGGCACGGTCGGCGGTCCGCATCCGTTCCCGATGATCGTCCGCGATTTCCAGCGGGTGATCAGCGCCGAGGCCCGACAGCAGGTGCTGGATCGGTACGGGCGTCTGCCCGATGCGGTGGCCGCCTGTATCGGCGGTGGATCGAATGCGATGGGCATGTTCGCCGAGTTCGCTCCCGATCCCGAGGTGCAGTTGCTGGGCTTCGAGGCCGGTGGTGCCGGGGTGGAGACGGGTCGGCATGCGGCCTCGATCACGGCCGGCAGTGTCGGTGTGCTGCACGGTGCCCGTACCTTCATCCTGCAGAACGAGGACGGGCAGACCATCGAGTCGCACTCGATCTCGGCCGGGTTGGACTACCCCGGGGTGGGACCGGAGCATGCCTGGCTGGCCCACACCGGTCGGGCGCGCTACGCCGCGGTGACCGACACCGAGGCGATGGAGGCCCTGCAACTGCTCACCCGTACCGAGGGCATCCTGCCGGCGATCGAGTCGGCCCATGCCCTGGCCGGGGTGCTGAAGTGGGGCCGGGAGCTGGCCGAGACCGATCCGCAGGCCCGGCCGCTGGTGATCGTCTGCCTGTCCGGTCGCGGGGACAAGGATGTGGCGACCGCCGTGTCCTGGGCCGGTCTGGACGGTTCGGTCGATCGGGTGGAGGGCGCATGA
- the trpC gene encoding indole-3-glycerol phosphate synthase TrpC, which produces MSAVGPSVLDGIIAGVREDLAERERALPMEELKRQLATARKPLDPRPAFRADGVAVIAEVKRSSPSKGALADIPDPAVLAERYEAGGAAAISVLTEQRRFSGSLDDLDAVRRSVDIPVLRKDFIVTAYQLVEARLHGADLVLLIVAALSDTELIGLIERARSLDLVPLVETHTAEEVRRAVDAGADVIGVNNRNLRTLEVDPTTFHRLAPLIPAGIVRIAESGVRGPHDVIELAKSGADVVLVGEALVTGEDPRAGVADLVAAGAHPALQHPQRNS; this is translated from the coding sequence ATGTCCGCCGTCGGTCCGAGTGTGCTGGACGGGATCATCGCGGGGGTTCGCGAAGATCTCGCCGAGCGTGAGCGCGCGCTCCCGATGGAGGAGCTGAAGCGACAACTCGCCACCGCCCGCAAACCGCTCGACCCCCGGCCCGCCTTCCGGGCCGACGGGGTGGCGGTGATCGCGGAGGTGAAGCGCTCCAGCCCCAGCAAGGGTGCACTGGCCGACATCCCCGATCCGGCGGTGCTGGCCGAACGGTACGAGGCCGGTGGTGCCGCGGCGATCTCGGTGCTGACCGAACAGCGGCGCTTCTCCGGCAGCCTGGACGACCTCGACGCGGTCCGCCGCAGCGTCGACATCCCGGTGCTGCGCAAGGACTTCATCGTCACCGCGTACCAGCTCGTCGAGGCACGTCTGCACGGCGCCGATCTGGTGCTGTTGATCGTCGCCGCCCTCAGCGACACCGAACTGATCGGCCTGATCGAGCGCGCCCGCAGCCTGGACCTGGTCCCGCTGGTGGAGACCCACACCGCCGAGGAGGTACGACGGGCCGTCGACGCCGGGGCCGACGTGATCGGCGTCAACAACCGCAACCTGCGTACCCTCGAGGTCGACCCCACCACCTTCCACCGGCTGGCGCCGTTGATCCCGGCCGGGATCGTCCGGATCGCCGAGTCCGGTGTCCGCGGTCCGCATGATGTGATCGAACTCGCCAAGTCCGGTGCCGATGTGGTGTTGGTCGGCGAGGCCCTGGTCACCGGCGAGGACCCGCGCGCCGGGGTTGCCGACCTGGTCGCCGCCGGTGCACATCCCGCGCTGCAACATCCGCAGCGGAACTCCTGA
- a CDS encoding HGxxPAAW family protein, translated as MSEPSTGTAEREERNHQVEYSSDGRRYYHHGRSPAAWVGSMAALIAFVVAFFGFVPAFNLTVLIISVVIAVVGLIAAVVLRAVGLGQGSRRRR; from the coding sequence ATGAGTGAACCCAGTACCGGGACCGCCGAGCGCGAGGAGCGGAACCACCAGGTCGAGTACAGCTCCGACGGTCGGCGCTACTACCACCACGGTCGTTCGCCCGCTGCCTGGGTGGGATCGATGGCTGCGCTGATCGCCTTCGTCGTCGCCTTCTTCGGGTTCGTCCCGGCCTTCAACCTCACCGTGTTGATCATCTCCGTGGTGATCGCCGTGGTCGGGTTGATCGCAGCAGTGGTACTCCGGGCCGTCGGTCTCGGCCAGGGCAGTCGTCGGCGTCGATGA
- a CDS encoding Trp biosynthesis-associated membrane protein produces MSEPDRRTTGGPGTDPVTGPGNVPAKVGIGRGTRTAITLGLLLAAVGAAGAASTPWWRLQAEGAQATFTGSESSSGLTVLLVLVVLAGILVLLAAGRRGRRVMGVLLGLLFAAMIALGVSAPQPNDSEVEATLQTMSLATEWTLAATGAAWLYVLAGLLGLVSAVILVVTAGRWPDRSSRYQRTAGPVAADDPEGWWKAMDAGRDPTAESVEEADPPTAESGEAVSAVDPDYPSTHRTGHNVSQQRGGHR; encoded by the coding sequence ATGAGTGAGCCGGACCGCAGGACGACGGGTGGACCCGGTACGGACCCGGTGACGGGCCCGGGCAACGTACCGGCGAAGGTCGGCATCGGCCGGGGCACCCGGACTGCGATCACCCTCGGACTGTTGCTCGCCGCCGTGGGCGCGGCCGGTGCGGCCAGCACCCCCTGGTGGCGGTTGCAGGCCGAGGGTGCGCAGGCGACCTTCACCGGATCGGAGTCCAGCAGCGGGCTGACGGTGTTGCTGGTGCTGGTGGTACTGGCCGGCATCCTGGTGCTGCTGGCGGCAGGGCGTCGCGGCCGGCGGGTGATGGGGGTCCTGCTGGGATTGCTGTTCGCGGCGATGATCGCCCTCGGGGTGAGTGCTCCGCAGCCGAACGACAGCGAGGTGGAGGCCACCTTGCAGACCATGTCCCTGGCCACCGAATGGACCTTGGCGGCCACCGGCGCGGCCTGGCTCTACGTACTGGCGGGTCTGCTCGGACTGGTCAGCGCGGTGATCCTGGTGGTGACCGCAGGCAGGTGGCCGGACCGCTCCTCGCGCTACCAGCGCACCGCGGGACCGGTGGCCGCCGACGACCCCGAGGGCTGGTGGAAGGCGATGGACGCCGGCCGGGATCCGACCGCGGAATCGGTCGAGGAGGCCGACCCGCCGACCGCGGAGTCCGGCGAAGCGGTCTCGGCTGTCGACCCCGATTACCCATCCACGCACCGGACCGGACACAATGTGTCCCAACAGCGAGGAGGGCACAGATGA
- a CDS encoding anthranilate synthase component I, translating into MATTPIAATGLEAIEVTPNRDDFVTLAADRRVVGVHTRLRADAETPLSLYQALCGDRPGTFLLESAEAGVWSRWSFIGVNSAARLVARGGEGRWLGQVPAVLDASGDPLELIEQALDRLHTPRDPDLPPFNSGLVGTLGYDVVRRIERLPDTTVDDLGLPDICLLLATDIAAYDHHRGEVWLIANAINWDDRAERAEEAWADARARVLAMARRLAEPRGSLVASRVDGPQMPQVREQLDSADYHRAVEAAVEEIKAGEGFQIVVSQRFDVQTRADPFDIYRELRTDNPSPYMYLMRMGEFDVVGSSPEALVTVTDGTATTHPIAGTRWRGATPAEDAALEAELLADPKERAEHVMLVDLGRNDLGRVCVPGSVQVIDFMVVRRYSHVMHLESTVTGTLSEGVSSLAATLACFPAGTLSGAPKVRAMEIIDKLEVSRRGLYGGTVGYFDLAGNSDNAIAIRTAVLKDGTAHVQAGGGLVADSTAEYEDQESRNKAAAVLRAIASADRLVPLSGPGAGQRGGHE; encoded by the coding sequence ATGGCCACCACACCCATCGCGGCCACCGGTCTCGAGGCGATCGAGGTGACACCGAACCGCGACGACTTCGTCACCCTGGCCGCCGACCGTCGGGTGGTCGGTGTGCACACCCGGTTGCGTGCCGATGCCGAGACCCCGCTGTCGCTGTACCAGGCGCTGTGCGGCGACCGGCCCGGGACCTTCTTGCTGGAGTCGGCCGAGGCCGGGGTGTGGTCGCGGTGGTCCTTCATCGGGGTGAACTCCGCCGCCCGGCTGGTCGCCCGGGGCGGTGAAGGGCGTTGGCTCGGACAGGTCCCGGCGGTACTGGACGCCAGCGGTGATCCTCTGGAACTGATCGAACAGGCCCTGGACCGGCTGCACACCCCCCGTGATCCCGACCTGCCGCCGTTCAACTCCGGACTGGTCGGCACCCTGGGCTATGACGTGGTCCGGCGGATCGAACGACTGCCCGACACCACCGTCGACGATCTCGGGCTGCCCGACATCTGCCTGCTGCTGGCGACCGACATCGCCGCTTACGACCACCATCGCGGTGAGGTCTGGCTGATCGCCAATGCGATCAACTGGGACGACCGCGCCGAGCGGGCCGAGGAGGCCTGGGCCGATGCCCGGGCCCGGGTGCTGGCGATGGCCCGACGACTCGCCGAGCCCCGCGGTTCGCTGGTCGCCTCCCGTGTCGACGGACCGCAGATGCCGCAGGTCCGCGAGCAGCTCGACAGCGCCGACTACCACCGTGCGGTGGAGGCCGCGGTGGAGGAGATCAAGGCCGGTGAGGGGTTCCAGATCGTCGTCAGCCAGCGGTTCGACGTGCAGACCCGGGCCGATCCGTTCGACATCTACCGCGAACTGCGTACCGACAATCCCAGCCCGTACATGTACCTGATGCGGATGGGGGAGTTCGACGTGGTCGGTTCGTCCCCGGAGGCTTTGGTGACCGTCACCGACGGCACCGCCACCACCCATCCGATCGCCGGCACCCGCTGGCGCGGGGCCACGCCGGCCGAGGACGCGGCGTTGGAGGCCGAGTTGCTGGCCGACCCGAAGGAGCGGGCCGAACATGTGATGTTGGTCGACCTCGGGCGCAACGACCTCGGCCGGGTGTGCGTACCGGGCAGTGTGCAGGTGATCGATTTCATGGTGGTCCGTCGCTACAGCCATGTGATGCATCTGGAATCGACGGTCACCGGCACCCTGTCCGAGGGCGTCAGCTCGCTGGCCGCGACCCTGGCCTGTTTCCCGGCAGGCACCCTCAGCGGGGCGCCGAAGGTGCGGGCGATGGAGATCATCGACAAGTTGGAGGTCTCCCGGCGTGGTCTGTACGGGGGCACCGTCGGCTACTTCGACCTGGCCGGCAACTCCGACAATGCGATCGCCATCCGGACCGCGGTGCTGAAGGACGGTACGGCACATGTCCAGGCCGGTGGTGGCCTGGTCGCCGACTCCACCGCCGAGTACGAGGACCAGGAGTCGCGGAACAAGGCAGCCGCCGTGCTCCGGGCGATCGCCTCGGCGGATCGGCTGGTACCGCTGAGCGGTCCCGGTGCCGGACAGCGAGGTGGCCATGAGTGA
- the hisI gene encoding phosphoribosyl-AMP cyclohydrolase produces MSSAVSVEQISFDDRGLVPGIVQDADDGRVLMLAWLNAEAVQATLTTGLATFWSRSRSELWVKGATSGNTQQVVEVDLDCDGDTLLIQVRPAGPACHTGDDTCFDARTLTAAGSR; encoded by the coding sequence GTGAGTTCTGCAGTGAGCGTCGAACAGATCAGCTTCGACGACCGGGGTCTGGTTCCCGGCATCGTCCAGGATGCCGACGACGGGCGGGTGCTGATGCTGGCCTGGCTGAACGCCGAGGCCGTGCAGGCGACCCTGACGACCGGGCTGGCGACCTTCTGGTCCCGTAGCCGCTCGGAGCTGTGGGTGAAGGGCGCCACCAGCGGCAACACCCAACAGGTGGTCGAGGTCGATCTGGACTGTGACGGTGACACCTTGTTGATCCAGGTACGACCGGCCGGCCCGGCCTGCCACACCGGTGACGACACCTGTTTCGACGCCCGTACCCTGACCGCCGCCGGGAGCCGATGA
- a CDS encoding TIGR03085 family metal-binding protein — protein sequence MHLAQTERAALCDLLELTGPDAPTLCEGWTTHDLAAHLWVRETDPLGAPGIIAKPLASLTERRMEEAKQRWSYPELVARIRRGPAPLSLFALPGLDEGANALEFFVHHEDVRRAGEAPLAPRDLPAETEDWMWRRLQLLARAFFRRTEVGVVLERSGAGSEDDERPATIRAAGGSQTVTLVGRPSELILYGQGRGTHADVLAVGEPEALQSLGRADLGL from the coding sequence ATGCATCTCGCCCAGACCGAGCGCGCCGCCCTCTGCGACCTGCTGGAACTGACCGGACCCGACGCACCCACCCTGTGCGAGGGCTGGACCACCCACGACCTGGCCGCCCATCTGTGGGTACGCGAGACCGACCCGCTCGGCGCCCCGGGGATCATCGCCAAACCGTTGGCCAGTCTGACCGAACGGCGGATGGAGGAGGCGAAACAGCGCTGGAGCTATCCCGAGCTGGTGGCGCGGATCCGCCGCGGACCGGCCCCGCTGTCGCTGTTCGCGCTGCCGGGACTGGACGAGGGAGCCAATGCGCTGGAGTTCTTCGTCCATCACGAGGACGTCCGCCGCGCCGGTGAGGCACCGCTGGCGCCACGCGACCTGCCGGCAGAGACCGAGGACTGGATGTGGCGCCGGTTGCAACTGCTCGCCCGGGCGTTCTTCCGCCGGACCGAGGTGGGTGTGGTGCTCGAACGCAGCGGCGCCGGCTCCGAGGACGACGAACGGCCCGCGACCATCCGGGCAGCCGGTGGATCGCAGACCGTCACCCTGGTCGGCCGGCCGAGTGAACTGATCCTCTACGGCCAAGGACGGGGCACGCACGCCGATGTGCTGGCCGTCGGTGAACCCGAGGCGCTGCAGAGCTTGGGGCGGGCCGACCTGGGGCTTTGA